One genomic window of Desulfovibrio legallii includes the following:
- a CDS encoding DMT family transporter, whose protein sequence is MRTGGSASGYAWILSAAFLWSLLGPLSKFCLQAGAGPLETAFWRAGLGCALFFLHAWFTGALRVRPRHALIFMAFGVWGVGVFFGAMQYAIKLSGGATAVVLLYTAPVWVAVFSRLLFRERITGRKAAAILTALAGTALVCLSGGSLRGEPSALGIACGLLAGLCYATHYPFYRWWQPRYSTAAIYAFMLLGGILALAPWTPLPPHHAPATWGWLSALGLLTCYLAYICYGQGLQRISLVRAAVTCHLEPVLGTLWCWLFWDESFPPAGWLGGALVLAAVILLSTDGSRE, encoded by the coding sequence ATGCGCACCGGCGGCTCCGCGAGCGGCTATGCCTGGATTTTGTCGGCGGCTTTTCTCTGGTCGTTGCTGGGCCCGCTTTCCAAATTCTGCCTGCAGGCGGGGGCAGGGCCGCTGGAAACGGCCTTCTGGCGGGCGGGCCTTGGCTGCGCGCTGTTTTTCCTGCACGCCTGGTTCACGGGGGCGCTGCGCGTGCGGCCGAGGCACGCCCTGATTTTTATGGCCTTCGGCGTGTGGGGCGTAGGGGTCTTTTTCGGGGCCATGCAGTACGCCATCAAGCTCAGCGGCGGGGCCACGGCCGTGGTGCTGCTGTACACGGCCCCGGTCTGGGTGGCCGTGTTCTCCCGTCTGCTTTTCCGGGAGCGCATCACGGGCCGCAAGGCGGCGGCCATCCTGACGGCCCTGGCAGGCACGGCGCTGGTCTGCCTTTCGGGCGGCAGCCTGCGGGGCGAACCTTCGGCCCTGGGCATTGCCTGCGGCCTGCTGGCCGGGCTGTGCTACGCCACGCACTATCCCTTCTACCGCTGGTGGCAGCCGCGCTACAGCACGGCCGCCATCTACGCCTTCATGCTGCTGGGCGGCATTCTGGCCCTGGCCCCCTGGACGCCCCTGCCGCCCCACCACGCCCCGGCCACCTGGGGCTGGCTCAGCGCCCTGGGCCTGCTGACCTGCTACCTGGCTTACATCTGCTACGGCCAGGGCCTGCAGCGCATCAGCCTGGTGCGGGCCGCCGTCACCTGCCATCTGGAGCCCGTGCTGGGCACGCTGTGGTGCTGGCTGTTCTGGGACGAATCCTTCCCCCCGGCGGGCTGGCTGGGCGGCGCGCTGGTGCTGGCCGCCGTCATCCTGCTGAGCACGGACGGCTCGCGGGAATAA
- a CDS encoding alkaline phosphatase family protein — MARVCLVLLDGLNAATARRCLAALRALEEAGTARYTALDCALPPLSRPLYAALFSGLSPARSGILRNDDPAPCPGPTIFSLARAAGLTTAAAAYHWVHELCNGTPYDPARHRLTDDPALPISHGLFYDQDAYPDPALFADAACLCRRFAPHLLLVHSMGVDWAGHCHGAESREYRDAARLADGLLARWLPRWMDAGYAVLVTSDHGMTADGTHNDVTEAARRVPLWLAGKGWEGLPLPRQQTQVAGLVLQALGLNPDALAALPQPPAHNPQPPVGA; from the coding sequence GTGGCCCGCGTCTGCCTGGTGCTGCTGGACGGGCTGAACGCGGCCACGGCCCGACGCTGCCTGGCCGCCCTGCGCGCCCTGGAAGAAGCGGGAACGGCCCGCTATACAGCCCTGGACTGCGCCTTGCCGCCCCTTTCGCGCCCGCTCTACGCCGCCCTGTTCAGCGGGCTCAGCCCGGCCCGGAGCGGCATCCTGCGCAACGACGACCCTGCCCCCTGCCCAGGGCCCACCATTTTTTCCCTGGCCCGCGCCGCAGGGCTGACCACGGCCGCCGCCGCCTACCACTGGGTGCACGAACTCTGCAACGGCACGCCCTACGACCCGGCCCGGCACCGCCTGACGGACGACCCGGCCCTGCCCATAAGCCACGGCCTGTTCTACGACCAGGACGCCTACCCCGACCCGGCCCTGTTTGCGGACGCGGCCTGTCTCTGCCGCCGTTTTGCGCCGCATTTGTTGCTGGTCCACAGCATGGGCGTGGACTGGGCCGGACATTGCCACGGGGCGGAAAGCCGGGAATACCGCGACGCCGCGCGCCTGGCCGACGGTCTGCTGGCCCGCTGGCTGCCCCGATGGATGGACGCGGGCTACGCCGTGCTGGTCACCAGCGACCACGGCATGACCGCCGACGGCACGCACAACGACGTGACCGAAGCCGCCCGCCGCGTGCCCCTCTGGCTGGCGGGGAAGGGCTGGGAAGGCCTGCCCCTGCCCCGGCAACAAACCCAGGTGGCCGGTTTGGTCCTTCAGGCTCTGGGCCTCAATCCGGACGCCCTGGCGGCCCTGCCGCAGCCTCCGGCCCATAATCCGCAACCGCCCGTCGGGGCGTAA
- a CDS encoding HyaD/HybD family hydrogenase maturation endopeptidase, protein MENQRLLILGVGNILMTDEGFGVRAVEYLQQHYAWPEHVSLEDGGTMGLRLMSTLMDCDQLVVLDVVLGPEAPGTVYLLEGEDLRKSLSFRDSMHQTDLVDTLITCRLAGHQVEAIVVGLQPFDYHTMQPELTPQAAALLPQFCQKVVRLLQERGLATATPQK, encoded by the coding sequence GTGGAAAACCAGCGCCTGCTCATTCTCGGCGTGGGCAATATTCTGATGACTGACGAAGGCTTCGGCGTGCGCGCCGTGGAATACCTGCAACAGCATTATGCCTGGCCGGAGCACGTCAGCCTGGAGGACGGCGGCACCATGGGCCTCCGGCTCATGAGCACCCTCATGGACTGCGATCAGCTCGTGGTTCTGGACGTGGTGCTCGGCCCGGAAGCCCCCGGCACCGTCTACCTGCTGGAAGGCGAAGACCTGCGCAAAAGCCTCAGCTTCCGCGATTCCATGCACCAGACCGACCTGGTGGATACCCTCATCACCTGCCGCCTGGCCGGGCACCAGGTGGAAGCCATTGTTGTGGGCCTCCAGCCCTTTGACTACCATACCATGCAGCCGGAGCTCACCCCCCAGGCCGCAGCCCTGCTGCCCCAGTTCTGCCAAAAGGTCGTCCGCCTCCTGCAGGAACGCGGCCTGGCCACGGCCACCCCACAAAAGTAA
- a CDS encoding O-acetylhomoserine aminocarboxypropyltransferase/cysteine synthase family protein encodes MKTESLCLHAGYEPGNGEPRVVPIVQSTTFRYATTAAVAKLFDLAEAGFFYTRLGNPTVDAVERKIAALEGGVGALCTSSGQAASMLSVLNVARAGDHVVSASSIYGGTFNLFAVTLKRLGIDVTFVDQSATDAELEKAFRPETRAVFGETLSNPSMDVLDLERFARLAHRHRLPFIVDNTFATPVLCRPFEFGADIVVHSTTKYMDGHALQMGGVIVDSGNFDWTSGKFPEFTEPDPSYHGLIYTQAFGAAAYIVKARAQLMRDMGCCQTPQGAFYINLGLETLPLRMERHCRNAEAVARWLCEQPAVEAVNYPRLPGHPHQALAQKYLPHGCSGVIAFTLKGGREAGARFIDGLKMVSLEVHVADIRTCVLHPASSTHRQLTDQQLTDAGISPGMVRLSVGTEHLDDILEDLGQALAQA; translated from the coding sequence ATGAAAACCGAATCTCTTTGTCTGCACGCGGGCTACGAACCCGGCAACGGCGAGCCGCGCGTGGTGCCCATTGTGCAGAGCACCACCTTCAGGTACGCCACCACCGCCGCGGTGGCCAAGCTCTTTGATCTGGCCGAGGCGGGCTTTTTTTACACCCGGTTGGGCAACCCCACGGTGGACGCCGTGGAGCGCAAAATCGCCGCTCTGGAAGGGGGCGTGGGCGCGCTCTGCACCTCCTCCGGGCAGGCTGCCAGTATGCTTTCCGTGCTCAACGTGGCCCGCGCGGGCGACCATGTGGTCAGCGCCTCCAGCATTTACGGCGGCACCTTTAACCTTTTTGCCGTCACCCTCAAGCGCCTGGGCATTGACGTGACCTTTGTGGACCAGAGCGCCACGGACGCCGAGCTGGAAAAGGCCTTCCGCCCAGAAACCCGCGCCGTGTTCGGCGAAACCCTCTCCAACCCCTCCATGGACGTGCTGGACCTGGAGCGCTTTGCCAGGCTGGCCCACCGCCACCGCTTGCCCTTTATAGTGGACAATACCTTTGCCACGCCCGTGCTCTGCCGTCCTTTCGAGTTCGGCGCGGACATTGTGGTCCACTCCACCACCAAGTACATGGACGGCCACGCCCTGCAGATGGGCGGCGTCATCGTGGACAGCGGCAACTTTGACTGGACTTCCGGCAAATTCCCGGAATTTACCGAGCCCGACCCCTCCTACCACGGGCTTATCTACACCCAGGCCTTCGGGGCTGCGGCATATATCGTTAAAGCCCGCGCCCAGCTCATGCGCGACATGGGCTGCTGCCAGACCCCGCAGGGCGCGTTCTACATCAACCTGGGGCTGGAAACCCTGCCCCTGCGCATGGAGCGCCACTGCCGCAACGCCGAGGCCGTGGCCCGCTGGCTCTGCGAGCAGCCCGCCGTGGAGGCGGTCAATTACCCGCGCCTGCCCGGCCATCCGCATCAGGCCCTGGCCCAAAAATATCTGCCCCACGGCTGCAGCGGCGTCATCGCCTTTACCCTCAAGGGCGGCCGCGAGGCCGGGGCCCGCTTTATCGACGGCCTCAAAATGGTCTCCCTGGAAGTGCATGTGGCCGACATCCGCACCTGCGTGCTCCATCCGGCCAGCTCCACCCACCGTCAGCTTACGGACCAGCAGCTTACGGACGCGGGCATCTCGCCCGGCATGGTGCGGCTTTCCGTGGGCACGGAGCATCTGGACGACATTCTTGAGGATCTGGGCCAGGCTTTGGCCCAGGCTTAA
- a CDS encoding type II restriction endonuclease, with amino-acid sequence MRNFAEWLTNFKSSISDYRYYVDFSKVYKNIDCINIELNILNALIGAENIEQKFEDITTRYPETLQCIPLLLAVRGHEIYAIDGDGEFLYSFKDQNYPLEQYKIFMRKTGLFDLLQKHIISNLVDYATGVETGLDSNGRKNRGGHLMENIVESFLQRSGFVRDVTYFKEMTIAAIEKAWGISLAALSNNGKAVKRFDFVVKTPSAIYGVETNFYASGGSKLNETARSYKTLALEADQIQGFTFVWFTDGQGWRSARNNLEETFGVMQHIYNINDLENGAIKRVFV; translated from the coding sequence ATGCGCAATTTTGCAGAATGGCTTACAAACTTCAAATCCAGCATTTCCGACTACAGATACTACGTTGACTTTTCTAAAGTCTATAAAAATATAGACTGTATAAATATTGAGCTGAATATTTTAAATGCACTTATTGGTGCAGAAAATATAGAGCAAAAATTTGAAGATATTACAACGCGCTACCCAGAGACGTTACAATGCATTCCGCTCTTACTGGCCGTTCGAGGCCATGAAATCTATGCTATAGATGGCGATGGCGAATTTTTATACTCATTTAAAGACCAGAATTACCCACTGGAACAATATAAGATATTCATGAGAAAAACGGGATTGTTTGACCTGCTACAAAAACATATTATCTCAAATCTTGTCGACTATGCCACGGGCGTTGAAACAGGGCTTGACAGCAATGGGAGGAAGAATCGCGGCGGGCACCTAATGGAAAATATTGTAGAATCATTTTTGCAGCGCTCAGGATTTGTGCGCGATGTAACGTATTTCAAAGAAATGACCATAGCTGCAATAGAGAAGGCATGGGGTATTTCCCTTGCTGCACTTTCCAATAACGGCAAGGCCGTAAAACGTTTCGATTTCGTTGTCAAAACACCGTCCGCCATCTATGGCGTAGAAACAAATTTTTATGCCAGTGGCGGTTCGAAGCTGAATGAAACCGCCCGCAGCTACAAGACGCTGGCCCTTGAAGCAGATCAGATTCAGGGATTTACGTTCGTCTGGTTCACCGATGGGCAGGGCTGGCGTTCTGCGCGAAACAACCTTGAGGAAACGTTCGGCGTTATGCAACATATCTACAATATCAATGATCTTGAAAATGGCGCCATAAAAAGAGTATTTGTATGA
- a CDS encoding Dam family site-specific DNA-(adenine-N6)-methyltransferase produces the protein MHVMTTKEAAIKWKISQRRVAKLCSEERIAGATFVGKIWLIPITAAKPEDGRSRRFDAPADMPIKPFLKWAGGKSQVLTDIRKQYPLELGKRITKYAEPFVGGGAVLFDVITNYKIQEAYISDINASLITTYKTIRDNVTDIIKHLQEFEASYLPASSALRKKQYYGLRDRFNAIKSMACSPVELAALFIFLNKTCFNGLYRVNSKGCFNVPQGSYKNPKICDAANLKAASEALQKVTIVCADYKKSRDVIDSNTFVYFDPPYRPLSATARFTSYAEGGFGDNEQIELAQFIDAMSERGAHIVASNSDPKNTNATDDFFDRLYSKHKVLRIGASRAINSVGTSRNKISELLICNA, from the coding sequence ATGCACGTCATGACAACAAAAGAAGCCGCCATAAAGTGGAAAATTTCCCAACGGCGCGTTGCCAAGCTTTGCTCTGAGGAACGCATTGCAGGGGCAACTTTTGTCGGCAAGATATGGCTTATTCCAATAACAGCTGCAAAGCCGGAAGACGGGCGCAGCAGAAGATTCGATGCACCTGCAGATATGCCAATCAAACCCTTTCTGAAGTGGGCTGGGGGAAAGTCACAAGTTCTTACAGATATTCGAAAACAATATCCATTAGAGCTTGGAAAACGAATTACAAAATATGCAGAACCTTTTGTTGGTGGTGGTGCAGTATTATTTGATGTCATAACCAACTATAAAATACAAGAAGCATATATAAGCGATATTAATGCATCACTAATCACAACATACAAAACAATTAGAGACAATGTTACAGACATTATAAAGCATTTACAAGAATTTGAAGCCAGCTACCTCCCTGCAAGCAGCGCCCTACGCAAAAAACAATATTATGGCTTAAGAGATAGATTTAATGCCATAAAATCAATGGCATGCAGCCCTGTTGAGCTTGCAGCCCTGTTTATTTTTCTCAACAAAACATGTTTTAATGGACTCTACAGGGTAAATTCAAAAGGATGTTTCAATGTTCCGCAGGGCAGCTACAAAAATCCAAAGATTTGTGATGCCGCCAACTTGAAAGCCGCCTCCGAAGCGCTGCAGAAGGTGACCATTGTCTGTGCCGATTACAAAAAATCTCGCGATGTTATTGATTCAAATACCTTTGTCTATTTCGATCCGCCATATCGCCCGCTTTCGGCAACGGCAAGATTTACCTCCTACGCCGAAGGCGGCTTTGGGGACAACGAACAGATCGAGCTGGCGCAGTTTATTGACGCCATGAGTGAGCGGGGGGCGCACATTGTGGCAAGCAACAGCGACCCAAAGAATACAAATGCGACAGACGATTTTTTTGACCGTCTCTACTCTAAACACAAGGTCTTGCGGATCGGCGCAAGCCGGGCCATCAATTCTGTCGGCACATCACGCAACAAGATCAGCGAATTATTGATCTGCAACGCCTAG
- a CDS encoding hydrogenase small subunit — protein sequence MRIAVGLGKKGGEERLERQGISRRDFMKFCTAVAVTMGFGPSFASEVAAALTGRRPSVVYLHCAECTGCSEALLRTYKPFIDAVILDTISLDYHETIMAAAGDAAEEALQAAVANPNGFVCMVEGAIPTAQDNKFGYIAGHTMYDICKGILPKAKAVVNIGTCACYGGVQAAKPNPTGAKGVNDCFADLGVKGINIPGCPPNPLNMVGALVAFLQGQKIDLDELGRPTMFYGQSVHDLCERRKHFDAGEFAPSFNSEEARKGWCLYEVGCKGPETYNNCPKVLFNETNWPVGAGHPCIGCSEPNFWDDMTPFYQN from the coding sequence ATGCGTATTGCCGTGGGTCTGGGCAAAAAAGGCGGGGAAGAGCGTTTGGAACGCCAGGGCATCAGCCGCCGCGACTTCATGAAGTTCTGCACGGCCGTGGCCGTGACCATGGGGTTCGGGCCGTCCTTTGCTTCCGAAGTGGCCGCCGCCCTTACGGGCCGCCGTCCTTCGGTGGTCTACCTGCACTGCGCCGAGTGCACGGGCTGTTCCGAAGCGCTGCTGCGCACCTACAAGCCCTTTATCGACGCCGTTATTCTGGACACCATTTCGCTTGACTACCACGAAACCATCATGGCCGCCGCAGGCGACGCCGCCGAAGAGGCCCTGCAGGCCGCCGTGGCCAACCCCAACGGCTTCGTCTGCATGGTGGAGGGCGCCATCCCCACCGCGCAGGACAACAAGTTCGGCTACATCGCCGGGCACACCATGTACGACATCTGCAAGGGCATTCTGCCCAAGGCCAAGGCCGTGGTAAACATCGGCACCTGCGCCTGCTACGGCGGCGTGCAGGCCGCCAAGCCCAACCCCACCGGGGCCAAGGGCGTCAACGACTGCTTTGCCGACCTGGGCGTCAAGGGCATCAACATTCCCGGCTGTCCTCCCAACCCCCTCAATATGGTAGGCGCGCTGGTGGCCTTCCTCCAGGGCCAGAAGATCGACCTGGACGAGCTCGGCCGCCCCACCATGTTCTACGGTCAGAGCGTGCACGACCTCTGCGAACGCCGCAAGCACTTCGACGCCGGCGAGTTTGCGCCCTCCTTCAATTCCGAAGAGGCGCGCAAAGGCTGGTGCCTGTACGAAGTGGGCTGCAAAGGGCCGGAAACCTACAATAACTGTCCCAAGGTTCTCTTCAATGAAACCAACTGGCCTGTGGGCGCGGGGCATCCCTGCATCGGTTGCAGCGAGCCCAATTTCTGGGACGATATGACGCCGTTTTACCAGAACTAG
- a CDS encoding glycosyltransferase family 2 protein, translating to MFWIWFVLAVGQCALLFILARTGEGLPRRAQEDAAAADAVPKAQWPAAALIIPVAGTDPRMESALRSLLSQDYPGLAPVLVTAEEQEPAAALIGRLQKDFPAARHVTAGPAQGCGQKNCNLLAGVEAVGDAAEIYLFADSTHQAAPDFARQLAAPIVRGEAPFATGYHAVEPGDSQTATLGYALCVMLMRLLQAVGGFTQLWGGAMGMSRAAFEKYGVRSLWSETVVDDCSLTALLQARGADVRLCPGALLRTAASNYAPQVWRAWMDRQVLFLRFCMPGQWLLLGLLAVMTAVPVLCAALALLGWLLQLGGGAGALLTLFWLAATGGALYLWRALLPRPVPLARWLWAYVRAVCLFARVYAASAAATGIVWRGIRYTVGRGGVVRAAARP from the coding sequence ATGTTCTGGATCTGGTTTGTGCTGGCGGTGGGGCAGTGCGCCCTGTTGTTCATCCTGGCCCGCACGGGCGAAGGCCTGCCGCGCCGCGCGCAAGAAGACGCCGCGGCCGCCGACGCCGTGCCCAAGGCCCAGTGGCCCGCTGCAGCCCTGATCATTCCGGTGGCGGGTACGGACCCGCGCATGGAGAGCGCGCTGCGCAGTCTGTTGTCGCAGGATTATCCGGGGCTTGCACCTGTGCTGGTCACGGCCGAGGAGCAGGAGCCCGCCGCGGCCCTCATTGGCCGGCTGCAGAAGGATTTTCCCGCTGCCCGTCATGTGACGGCCGGCCCGGCCCAGGGCTGCGGGCAGAAAAACTGCAACCTGCTGGCCGGGGTGGAGGCCGTGGGCGATGCGGCGGAGATTTATCTTTTTGCCGACAGCACCCACCAGGCTGCCCCGGACTTTGCGCGCCAGCTGGCCGCGCCCATTGTGCGGGGCGAGGCCCCCTTCGCCACGGGCTACCACGCTGTGGAGCCCGGCGACAGCCAGACGGCCACCCTGGGCTACGCGCTCTGCGTCATGCTCATGCGCCTTCTGCAGGCCGTGGGGGGCTTTACCCAGCTTTGGGGCGGGGCCATGGGCATGAGCCGCGCGGCCTTCGAAAAGTATGGCGTGCGCTCCCTGTGGTCCGAGACTGTGGTGGACGACTGTTCCCTCACCGCGCTGCTTCAGGCGCGCGGCGCGGACGTGCGCCTGTGCCCCGGCGCGCTGCTGCGCACCGCGGCCTCCAATTATGCGCCGCAGGTCTGGCGGGCCTGGATGGACCGGCAGGTGCTGTTCCTCAGGTTCTGCATGCCGGGGCAGTGGCTGCTGCTGGGGCTGCTGGCCGTTATGACGGCCGTGCCTGTGCTCTGCGCCGCCCTGGCCCTGCTCGGCTGGCTGCTGCAGCTGGGCGGCGGCGCGGGCGCGCTGCTGACCCTGTTCTGGCTGGCGGCCACGGGCGGGGCGCTCTACCTCTGGCGGGCGCTGCTGCCGCGGCCCGTGCCGCTGGCGCGCTGGCTGTGGGCCTATGTGCGGGCCGTCTGCCTGTTTGCGCGGGTCTATGCAGCCAGTGCGGCGGCCACAGGCATTGTCTGGCGGGGCATCCGCTATACGGTGGGCCGCGGCGGCGTGGTGCGCGCGGCGGCCCGTCCGTGA
- a CDS encoding glycosyltransferase, translated as MPQALRVAFLMEDLCFGGTQRQMLELARRLDRGRFTPVMLTLTGPTDLDALARKGGIELHHLGRDRRVAPLFFLRLGAALRRLRPDVLVPCTALPNIWGRIWGRLAWPGRTGAPLVLGTCRGGGGPVRQHERWLWRLADQLVCNSQALRAVLEGLGVPSARLHYIPNGVDTEFFAPADPPAARRAPLILCVARLAGDKDHLTLLRAFALVLARHPEARLRLVGDGPEEARLRRWAAEHAAGARVEFVPGGLDMREHYAAARLFALASVREGQPNVLLEAMACGLPVCATAVGGVPRLVEEGATGLLCPAGDAAALAENCCRLLEDDACCARLGDAGRGRAVRDFSFARMVAAHEALMDKAPRKGAGVVWRG; from the coding sequence ATGCCCCAGGCCCTGCGCGTTGCGTTTTTGATGGAAGACCTGTGTTTCGGCGGCACCCAGCGACAGATGCTGGAGCTGGCCCGCCGCCTGGACCGCGGGCGCTTCACGCCCGTCATGCTCACCCTGACCGGCCCCACGGACCTGGACGCCCTGGCCCGCAAGGGGGGGATAGAGCTGCACCACCTGGGCCGCGACCGGCGGGTGGCTCCCCTGTTTTTTCTGCGCCTGGGGGCCGCGTTACGGCGGCTCAGGCCGGACGTGCTGGTGCCCTGCACGGCCCTGCCCAACATCTGGGGGCGCATCTGGGGGCGGCTGGCCTGGCCCGGCCGGACCGGAGCGCCGCTGGTGCTGGGTACCTGCCGGGGCGGCGGCGGCCCCGTGCGCCAGCACGAGCGCTGGCTCTGGCGGCTGGCGGATCAGCTGGTCTGCAATTCGCAGGCCCTGCGCGCCGTGCTGGAAGGCCTGGGCGTGCCGTCCGCGCGGCTCCATTATATTCCTAACGGGGTGGATACGGAATTTTTTGCCCCGGCGGATCCGCCTGCGGCGCGGCGCGCGCCTTTGATCCTGTGCGTGGCGCGTCTGGCCGGGGATAAGGACCATCTGACGTTGTTGCGGGCCTTTGCGCTGGTGCTGGCCCGCCACCCTGAAGCCCGGCTGCGCCTGGTGGGCGACGGCCCGGAGGAAGCCCGGCTGCGCCGCTGGGCCGCGGAACACGCGGCGGGCGCGCGGGTGGAGTTTGTGCCCGGCGGCCTGGACATGCGGGAACATTATGCCGCGGCGCGGCTGTTTGCCCTGGCTTCGGTGCGCGAGGGCCAGCCCAACGTGCTGCTGGAGGCCATGGCCTGCGGCCTGCCCGTATGCGCCACCGCTGTGGGCGGTGTGCCGCGCCTGGTGGAGGAAGGGGCCACGGGCCTGCTCTGCCCGGCGGGGGACGCCGCTGCCCTGGCGGAGAACTGCTGCCGCCTGCTGGAGGACGACGCCTGCTGCGCCCGGCTGGGCGACGCGGGGCGGGGGCGCGCGGTGCGGGATTTTTCTTTCGCCCGCATGGTGGCGGCGCACGAAGCCCTTATGGACAAAGCGCCCCGCAAGGGCGCGGGAGTTGTATGGCGCGGATAA
- a CDS encoding nickel-dependent hydrogenase large subunit, whose product MSQVKATPQSSYSGPIVVDPLTRIEGHLRIEVEVEGGKIKDARSCGTLFRGLELILKGRDPRDAQHFTQRTCGVCTYTHALASTRCLEDAINKPIPANATYIRNLVLAMQFMHDHIVHFYHLHALDFVDVANALKADPAKAAKLAESISPRKVKAADLAAVQAKLKAFVESGQLGPFTNAYFLGGHPAYYLEPEADLVATAHYLEALRVQVDVARGMAVFGAKNPHTQFTVGGGVTCYDALKPERIKEFRELYKKARAFVEQVYIPDLLLVGGAYKDWAGIGGTTNFMAFGEFPAAGGERDLNKRWYKPGVIYNRKIGDVQGFDPAKIAEHVRHSWYEGETARAPYDGETKPAFTKMGDTDRYSWLKAPRYDSHSMETGPLAQMLVAYGQNHKVIKPMVDHVLKTLGVGPEALFSTLGRTAARGIQTLAIAQQTGAWLDEYENNIAKDKQIVENYEVPANAKGVGFLDAPRGGLSHWMRIENGKIGNFQLVVPSTWNLGPRDDKGVLGAVEEALIGTPVADPKRPVEILRTVHSFDPCMACAVHVIDGETNEVHKFRVL is encoded by the coding sequence ATGAGTCAAGTGAAAGCGACGCCCCAGAGCAGCTATTCCGGTCCCATTGTGGTGGACCCGCTGACCCGCATTGAGGGGCATTTGCGTATTGAAGTGGAAGTGGAAGGCGGCAAAATCAAAGACGCCCGCAGCTGCGGCACCCTTTTCCGCGGGCTGGAGCTCATCCTCAAAGGCCGCGACCCGCGCGACGCCCAGCACTTTACCCAGCGCACCTGCGGCGTCTGTACCTACACCCACGCCCTGGCCTCCACCCGCTGCCTGGAAGACGCCATCAACAAGCCCATCCCGGCCAACGCCACCTACATCCGCAACCTGGTGCTGGCCATGCAGTTCATGCACGACCACATCGTGCACTTCTACCACCTGCACGCCCTGGACTTCGTGGACGTGGCCAACGCCCTCAAGGCCGACCCGGCCAAGGCCGCCAAGCTGGCCGAATCCATCTCGCCCCGCAAGGTCAAGGCCGCGGACCTGGCCGCCGTGCAGGCCAAACTCAAAGCCTTTGTGGAAAGCGGCCAGCTCGGCCCCTTTACCAACGCCTACTTCCTGGGCGGCCACCCCGCCTACTACCTGGAGCCCGAAGCCGACCTGGTGGCCACAGCCCACTACCTTGAGGCCCTGCGCGTGCAGGTGGATGTGGCCCGCGGCATGGCCGTTTTCGGCGCCAAAAATCCCCACACCCAGTTCACCGTGGGCGGCGGCGTAACCTGTTACGACGCCCTCAAGCCTGAGCGCATCAAGGAATTCCGCGAGCTGTACAAAAAAGCCCGTGCCTTTGTGGAGCAGGTCTACATCCCCGACCTGCTCCTGGTGGGCGGCGCATACAAGGACTGGGCCGGCATCGGCGGCACCACCAACTTCATGGCCTTCGGCGAATTCCCCGCCGCCGGCGGCGAGCGCGACCTCAACAAGCGCTGGTACAAGCCCGGCGTCATCTACAACCGCAAAATCGGCGACGTGCAGGGCTTCGACCCCGCCAAAATCGCCGAACACGTCCGCCACAGCTGGTACGAGGGCGAAACCGCCCGCGCCCCCTATGACGGCGAAACCAAGCCCGCCTTCACCAAGATGGGCGATACGGACCGCTACTCCTGGCTCAAGGCCCCGCGCTACGACAGCCACTCCATGGAGACCGGCCCCCTGGCCCAGATGCTGGTGGCCTACGGCCAGAACCACAAGGTCATCAAGCCCATGGTGGATCATGTGCTCAAAACCCTGGGCGTGGGCCCCGAGGCCCTCTTCTCCACCCTGGGCCGCACCGCCGCCCGCGGCATCCAGACCCTGGCCATTGCCCAGCAGACCGGCGCCTGGCTGGACGAATACGAAAACAACATCGCCAAAGACAAGCAGATCGTCGAAAACTACGAAGTGCCCGCCAACGCCAAGGGCGTGGGCTTTCTGGACGCGCCGCGCGGCGGTCTTTCCCACTGGATGCGCATTGAGAACGGCAAGATCGGCAACTTCCAGCTGGTGGTGCCCTCCACCTGGAACCTGGGCCCGCGCGACGACAAGGGCGTGCTGGGCGCGGTGGAAGAGGCCCTTATCGGCACCCCCGTGGCCGACCCCAAGCGCCCCGTGGAAATCCTGCGCACAGTGCACTCCTTTGACCCCTGCATGGCCTGCGCCGTGCACGTCATTGACGGCGAAACCAACGAAGTGCACAAGTTCCGCGTTCTGTAA